One window of Chloroflexus aggregans DSM 9485 genomic DNA carries:
- a CDS encoding WD40 repeat domain-containing serine/threonine protein kinase: MLAPETVLQGRYRIITQIAKGGMGAVYQARDLRLRIDVALKQTLFTDEAYREAFEREAQILARLRHQALPRVIDHFIDPQGQFLVMEFIHGEDLGNQLARLGRRFASPKLLPMVVKWTDQLLDVLNYLHTRPIPVIHRDIKPKNLKLTASHDIILLDFGLARGGMTVFAGLEGPNVRKVYGFTPPYAPYEQMRDGEPDPRSDIYALSATVYHLLTGVLPPDAMTRMASIVNGQPDPLRPIRTLAPHVPEGFAQLIEQGMATLIHQRPQSARDMREALHRLRGRSAVTAIPSSVPPITPSSVSPPLQADTTATPAQPSTTPSRPTTPPVGTMIRRLITGSPVRSIAFSPDGKWLLAGHDDYTVGVWEVATGEQKVTLRGHESTVRTVAFSPDGKLIATGSDDETVRIWRTSDWQTLQIIHHPGCPIESVSFSPDGRHLAAGGWGNAITLYLLKQEKIEPIGLFSCPFVHSLSFSPNGSFLAAGCYDGAIYLWQIADQQALDPISGFNTFIYSVAFNPASTIIAASSGTTIRLWRLKDRHPLDTLQGHTAPVRELAFSPRAPLLASVSEDRSARFWNVEHGQPLPLILEHSAGVSCLNFSPDGQLLATGSHDGRICLWQAPTEP; the protein is encoded by the coding sequence ATGCTTGCGCCGGAAACAGTTTTACAAGGCCGATACCGTATCATCACCCAAATTGCCAAGGGCGGAATGGGCGCCGTCTACCAGGCCCGCGATCTCCGGCTACGCATCGACGTCGCGCTCAAACAGACCCTTTTTACCGATGAGGCATACCGAGAAGCATTTGAGCGTGAAGCCCAAATCTTGGCCCGGTTACGCCATCAAGCCTTACCACGAGTTATCGACCACTTCATCGATCCCCAAGGTCAGTTTCTGGTGATGGAGTTTATCCACGGCGAAGATCTCGGTAACCAGTTGGCCCGCCTTGGCCGCCGGTTTGCTTCGCCAAAGCTATTGCCAATGGTGGTCAAGTGGACGGATCAACTCCTCGATGTGTTGAACTATCTGCATACGCGACCAATACCGGTTATTCATCGTGATATTAAACCGAAAAATCTCAAACTCACCGCAAGTCACGACATTATTTTGCTCGATTTTGGGCTGGCCCGCGGTGGCATGACCGTCTTCGCCGGACTTGAGGGGCCGAATGTTCGCAAAGTGTATGGCTTTACCCCTCCATACGCACCGTATGAGCAGATGCGCGATGGCGAACCCGACCCCCGCAGCGATATTTATGCCCTTTCGGCTACTGTTTATCACCTGCTGACCGGCGTGTTACCGCCAGATGCCATGACTCGCATGGCGAGTATCGTTAACGGACAACCCGATCCCTTGCGGCCCATCCGTACACTTGCACCGCATGTACCGGAGGGATTCGCTCAACTCATCGAGCAAGGAATGGCGACGCTGATTCATCAGCGGCCACAATCGGCCCGTGATATGCGCGAGGCATTGCACCGCTTACGTGGGCGTTCGGCAGTGACCGCCATTCCGAGTTCTGTTCCTCCAATCACCCCATCATCAGTTTCACCACCGCTGCAAGCCGATACAACGGCAACCCCGGCCCAACCGTCAACAACGCCGAGTCGACCAACAACACCACCCGTCGGCACAATGATCCGGCGCCTGATTACCGGCAGTCCGGTGCGGAGCATTGCTTTTTCACCCGATGGCAAGTGGTTGTTGGCCGGTCACGACGACTATACCGTCGGCGTATGGGAAGTCGCTACCGGTGAACAGAAGGTAACGTTACGTGGTCACGAGAGCACGGTACGAACCGTTGCGTTCAGTCCCGATGGTAAACTCATCGCTACCGGCAGCGATGATGAGACGGTCCGCATCTGGCGCACCTCCGATTGGCAGACACTCCAGATCATTCATCATCCCGGCTGCCCGATTGAGAGTGTTAGTTTTAGTCCTGATGGTCGTCACCTGGCCGCCGGCGGTTGGGGTAATGCTATCACGCTCTATCTGCTCAAGCAAGAGAAGATCGAGCCAATTGGCCTGTTTTCCTGCCCATTCGTGCATTCGCTGAGCTTTTCACCGAATGGATCATTCTTGGCCGCCGGCTGTTACGATGGGGCGATCTATCTTTGGCAGATTGCCGATCAGCAAGCCCTCGATCCGATTAGTGGTTTTAACACCTTTATTTACAGCGTTGCCTTCAATCCGGCCAGCACCATCATTGCCGCCAGTAGCGGTACGACCATTCGCTTATGGCGACTGAAAGATCGCCATCCTCTTGATACACTCCAAGGGCATACTGCACCGGTCCGCGAGCTGGCGTTTAGTCCTCGCGCACCTTTGCTTGCGTCGGTCAGTGAAGATCGCAGTGCGCGGTTCTGGAATGTTGAACACGGGCAACCACTACCGCTGATCCTCGAACATAGCGCCGGTGTTAGTTGCCTGAATTTTAGCCCTGATGGTCAATTACTGGCTACCGGTTCCCACGATGGCCGAATCTGCCTCTGGCAAGCACCGACTGAACCGTAA
- a CDS encoding phasin family protein, whose amino-acid sequence MSTVEEIEVNVRQIDETPPPVNPSVQIFEVVRKLILAGIGAFALSREEAEAFINRLVERGELAQKDAQKLFEEAAERFRKTALPQVDPMQTNLNNLAAQVETGFEQFLNRLNIPSKRDIDELSAKIAQLAARVEELRRIQETPARHRTRGEAKEEGETK is encoded by the coding sequence ATGAGCACGGTGGAAGAGATTGAGGTCAACGTTCGCCAGATCGACGAGACACCACCGCCGGTCAATCCGAGTGTCCAGATCTTTGAAGTGGTGCGCAAGCTCATCCTCGCGGGGATTGGTGCGTTTGCGCTCAGCCGTGAAGAGGCCGAAGCCTTCATCAACCGGCTCGTAGAGCGGGGCGAACTGGCGCAGAAAGATGCGCAAAAGCTGTTTGAGGAAGCGGCCGAGCGCTTCCGCAAGACTGCTCTGCCGCAAGTCGATCCGATGCAAACCAATCTAAACAATCTTGCTGCACAAGTTGAGACAGGGTTTGAGCAGTTCCTCAACCGGCTCAACATCCCCTCGAAGCGCGACATTGATGAGCTAAGTGCGAAAATCGCCCAACTGGCCGCGCGGGTAGAAGAGCTACGCCGCATTCAAGAGACACCAGCCCGCCACCGTACTCGCGGTGAGGCCAAGGAAGAGGGTGAGACGAAGTAG
- the glpB gene encoding glycerol-3-phosphate dehydrogenase subunit GlpB — MYDTIVIGAGLAGMMAAIGRAERGERVLVLAKGHGATHWSTGCIDLLAGGEDPWAAIAQVAVQNPQHPYALAGPRMIEDGINRLRAIAEAAGYPLVGSFTRNLLLPTALGALRPTAFAPATMIAGDARQLRDGRPTLIASFAELRDFFPPLIAANLRAQGIPAEAAQLTLPPTHHRHDISPVTLARLCDQPTFRAHLGEQLADLVRKGGYVRIGLPAILGLKHATEIVRDLQNRAGALIFEIPTLPVSVPGMRLYHLLEDAFLKLGGRIQLGGFVMRAEHIGDTLVAVFSEAAARAQRHTARRWILATGGILGGGVRATPEGHLRETALDLPLQTPDARAGWFAPRFLDEHGHPVFQSGVRVDRHLRPLDAAGRLVYENVQITGGALAGYDPIREGCLEGAAIATGWAAGQA; from the coding sequence ATGTATGATACGATTGTGATTGGCGCCGGGCTGGCCGGAATGATGGCTGCTATCGGGCGCGCTGAACGTGGTGAACGGGTGCTCGTGCTGGCGAAAGGTCATGGCGCAACCCACTGGTCAACCGGCTGTATTGACCTCTTGGCCGGAGGAGAAGACCCGTGGGCGGCCATTGCCCAGGTTGCGGTTCAGAACCCACAACACCCGTATGCATTGGCCGGGCCGCGGATGATCGAAGATGGGATCAATCGGCTACGCGCAATCGCCGAAGCTGCCGGCTATCCACTTGTCGGCAGTTTTACTCGTAACCTGCTCTTGCCCACCGCGTTGGGTGCCCTTCGCCCTACTGCCTTCGCGCCTGCGACGATGATTGCCGGTGATGCACGACAACTGCGTGATGGCCGGCCAACGCTCATCGCCAGCTTTGCCGAATTGCGAGATTTTTTCCCGCCGCTTATTGCGGCTAATTTGCGCGCCCAAGGAATCCCTGCTGAGGCAGCGCAACTCACCTTACCACCAACCCACCATCGCCACGATATTAGTCCGGTCACCCTCGCACGCTTGTGCGATCAACCCACCTTCCGCGCCCATCTTGGCGAGCAGCTTGCCGACTTAGTACGCAAAGGTGGCTATGTTCGGATCGGTCTCCCCGCCATCCTTGGCTTGAAACACGCTACCGAGATTGTGCGTGACCTACAAAATCGTGCCGGTGCATTGATTTTTGAAATCCCAACCCTACCGGTTTCAGTACCCGGTATGAGGTTGTACCATCTGTTGGAAGATGCCTTTCTCAAACTCGGTGGCCGTATCCAGTTAGGTGGGTTTGTGATGCGTGCCGAACATATCGGTGACACCCTCGTTGCCGTGTTTAGTGAAGCGGCCGCTCGTGCACAACGCCACACCGCACGACGTTGGATATTGGCAACCGGTGGTATTCTCGGTGGTGGTGTGCGTGCCACACCGGAAGGTCATCTGCGCGAGACGGCCCTCGACTTACCACTGCAAACACCGGACGCACGGGCAGGCTGGTTTGCACCACGCTTCCTCGACGAACACGGTCATCCCGTCTTCCAAAGTGGGGTTCGCGTTGATCGACACCTCCGCCCTCTCGATGCCGCGGGTCGGCTGGTGTATGAGAACGTGCAGATCACTGGCGGCGCACTGGCCGGCTACGATCCGATTCGCGAAGGCTGCCTCGAAGGGGCTGCCATCGCCACCGGCTGGGCCGCCGGGCAGGCATAA
- a CDS encoding patatin family protein translates to MHRSTTALVLAGGGVAGAAYEIGALCAIDQVLDHLSVNEFDIYVGTSAGALINACLANNMSPRTLISVLERSLLGIDQLEPHHLYQLNLADLVRRGLQLPGAVVQALRRWLREGQEASLLDLLETLAVGLPTGIYDSQALERYVRVALEQPGRSNRFHDLDRELLIIATDLDSGERAVFGLPPLDQVPISLAVCASAAIPIFYRPVRIGDRDYIDGGLRGTASLDIAIERGAELIVCINPMVPFDNRRHPPGAAISDQGIQRIGNQVFRTFIHAGLHYHIKQVRRRHPEVDIILIEPSRHDRIMFAENTMRFRTRMQIARHGFESVARQLVEHYPYYRTMLARHGIAISDERIRQDLRNLAVAGDDPHLVRAALVTGGSLHTAPEGLASTLAELDRLLSRFEVAR, encoded by the coding sequence ATGCATCGTAGCACAACCGCTCTGGTTCTGGCCGGTGGTGGCGTTGCCGGCGCCGCGTATGAGATCGGTGCCCTTTGCGCTATCGATCAAGTACTCGATCACCTTTCGGTCAACGAGTTTGATATCTATGTCGGTACAAGCGCCGGCGCATTGATCAATGCTTGTCTAGCCAATAATATGTCGCCGCGCACGCTGATTAGCGTGCTCGAACGTTCCTTGCTCGGCATTGATCAACTCGAACCACACCATCTCTATCAGTTGAACCTCGCCGATCTGGTGCGGCGTGGCTTGCAGTTACCCGGTGCCGTGGTGCAAGCACTCCGGCGTTGGTTGCGCGAGGGTCAGGAGGCGTCGCTGCTTGACCTTCTCGAAACGCTGGCAGTGGGTTTGCCGACCGGTATTTACGATTCACAGGCGCTCGAACGCTATGTTCGTGTGGCCCTTGAACAGCCCGGTCGCTCGAATCGGTTTCACGATCTTGACCGTGAATTACTAATTATTGCCACCGATCTCGACAGCGGTGAACGGGCGGTATTTGGGTTGCCACCACTCGATCAGGTGCCTATTTCGCTGGCCGTTTGTGCATCGGCGGCGATCCCGATCTTCTATCGTCCGGTACGGATAGGTGACCGGGATTACATCGATGGCGGTCTCCGCGGTACTGCCAGCCTTGATATCGCTATTGAGCGTGGTGCTGAGCTAATCGTTTGTATTAATCCGATGGTACCGTTTGACAACCGTCGTCATCCGCCCGGTGCGGCGATTAGTGATCAGGGTATTCAGCGCATCGGCAATCAAGTATTCCGCACCTTCATCCACGCGGGCCTCCATTACCATATCAAGCAGGTGCGCCGTCGCCACCCAGAAGTGGATATTATCTTGATCGAGCCTTCACGGCACGACCGCATTATGTTTGCCGAGAATACCATGCGTTTCCGTACCCGTATGCAAATTGCCCGCCACGGGTTCGAGAGCGTCGCCCGCCAATTGGTTGAGCACTATCCGTACTATCGGACCATGCTTGCTCGGCATGGAATTGCGATCAGCGATGAGCGGATCCGACAGGATCTGCGCAATCTGGCGGTCGCAGGTGATGATCCGCACTTGGTACGAGCAGCGTTAGTGACCGGTGGATCGTTGCATACTGCGCCGGAGGGGCTCGCCTCAACGCTGGCTGAGCTAGATCGGTTGTTGTCTCGGTTTGAGGTAGCCCGTTGA
- a CDS encoding polyhydroxyalkanoate synthesis regulator DNA-binding domain-containing protein — MHVIKKYANRKLYHTNEKRYITLDGIAQLVQKGETVQVLDNETGDDITANILAQVVLQARGRNSPLPTNLLTGLIQVGGDTLSTLRRTLFSSLGGDDLIDAEIGRRIDVLVDEGELSPEEADRWRKLLLRQEFARDARDQLADRIADVPTRNDVERLHAQIDALANMVEQLLRRR, encoded by the coding sequence ATGCATGTTATCAAAAAATACGCCAACCGGAAGCTGTATCATACGAACGAGAAGCGGTATATCACCCTTGACGGCATTGCTCAGCTTGTTCAGAAGGGTGAAACCGTTCAGGTGCTAGATAACGAAACGGGTGATGATATTACGGCCAATATTTTGGCTCAGGTTGTGTTACAGGCCCGTGGCCGTAATTCACCGCTACCCACCAATTTATTGACCGGTCTGATACAGGTGGGTGGCGATACACTGTCCACTCTCCGGCGTACACTCTTTAGTTCGCTGGGCGGCGACGATCTGATCGATGCTGAAATCGGTCGCCGGATCGATGTTTTGGTTGATGAAGGTGAGCTTTCGCCTGAAGAAGCCGATCGCTGGCGCAAACTGTTATTGCGCCAAGAGTTTGCCCGCGATGCGCGTGACCAGCTCGCCGATCGAATCGCTGATGTTCCAACTCGAAACGATGTTGAACGGCTCCACGCCCAGATCGACGCGCTTGCCAATATGGTTGAGCAGTTGTTACGCCGGCGTTAG
- the glpA gene encoding anaerobic glycerol-3-phosphate dehydrogenase subunit GlpA — protein MQTISTDVLVIGGGATGTGCALDLAMRGIRCVLVEKGDLTHGTTGRYHGLLHSGGRYVTKDPQSATECAQENAILRRIMPHCIEQTSGFFVITPWDDESYGDVFVANCRRTGVPVQEISVAEMLRREPALNPRISRVFEVPDASADSFLATHSVALAAKEYGADIRTYHHVVELVRVGDRVTGAIVEDLRNRERIRIDCAYVLNAAGAWAGKIAAMAGVTVTVVPGKGTMVAMNHRMVNTVVNRCKLPSDGDIIVPIHTVAVIGTTDVHVPDPDVFGIEPEEIQFMLDEGEKLIPGFRQYRALRAWAGVRPLYKDKEVASDRDIPRTFKLLDHEARDGVSGIFSIVGGKWTTYRLMAEQTVNEIARRLGNTQPCRTASEVLPVPRFEHRAHATVTVSPDPAAQTPHYWLGKPLALIESAHAAGELICECELVTRDRIIAAIDAGAHNLDDIRRDVRMGMGPCQGGWCIYRTANLLYERRCAAGLSHSHVNEAILHFLQERWKGLTPVLWGDQLRQARLDELIYLGVLGIQHLRAFAEPGGGLVTQHPAIATEYVQA, from the coding sequence ATGCAAACCATCTCCACCGATGTGCTGGTGATCGGCGGTGGGGCAACCGGGACCGGTTGCGCGCTCGATCTGGCAATGCGCGGCATTCGCTGTGTGTTAGTTGAGAAAGGTGATCTAACCCACGGTACCACCGGTCGTTACCACGGTTTACTCCATTCTGGTGGTCGCTATGTCACGAAAGATCCGCAGTCGGCCACCGAATGCGCCCAAGAGAATGCTATCCTTCGCCGGATTATGCCCCATTGTATCGAGCAGACCTCCGGTTTCTTCGTGATTACACCGTGGGACGACGAAAGCTATGGCGATGTCTTTGTTGCTAACTGCCGACGCACAGGTGTACCGGTGCAAGAGATTAGCGTCGCCGAAATGCTCCGTCGTGAGCCGGCGCTGAACCCTCGTATTTCACGGGTGTTTGAAGTACCCGATGCCTCTGCCGACTCGTTTCTCGCCACGCATTCGGTTGCGTTGGCAGCTAAAGAATACGGTGCCGATATCCGTACCTACCATCATGTGGTCGAACTTGTCCGAGTTGGTGACCGCGTGACGGGCGCTATCGTCGAAGACCTCCGTAACCGTGAGCGCATCCGTATCGATTGTGCCTATGTGCTCAATGCCGCCGGGGCATGGGCCGGCAAGATCGCGGCGATGGCCGGCGTTACGGTAACCGTTGTGCCCGGTAAAGGGACGATGGTGGCAATGAACCACCGTATGGTCAATACGGTGGTGAATCGCTGTAAATTGCCTTCGGACGGCGATATTATCGTGCCGATCCATACGGTTGCGGTGATCGGAACAACCGATGTGCATGTACCTGACCCTGACGTGTTTGGGATCGAGCCGGAGGAGATTCAGTTTATGCTCGATGAAGGCGAGAAGCTGATTCCTGGGTTCCGGCAGTATCGCGCTCTCCGGGCATGGGCCGGTGTTCGTCCACTCTACAAAGATAAAGAAGTCGCTAGCGATCGCGATATTCCACGGACTTTCAAGTTGCTCGATCACGAAGCACGCGATGGCGTCAGTGGTATTTTCTCGATTGTCGGTGGCAAATGGACGACCTATCGTCTGATGGCCGAGCAGACGGTCAACGAGATTGCCCGCCGCTTAGGTAATACTCAACCGTGTCGCACGGCCAGCGAGGTCTTACCGGTACCACGTTTTGAACATCGTGCCCACGCTACGGTGACGGTATCGCCTGATCCGGCAGCACAAACACCACACTACTGGCTGGGGAAGCCTTTGGCCCTTATTGAGAGTGCTCACGCCGCCGGTGAGCTGATCTGTGAATGTGAGTTAGTGACACGCGACCGGATTATCGCAGCGATCGACGCCGGCGCCCATAATCTCGATGACATCCGACGCGATGTGCGAATGGGTATGGGGCCATGCCAGGGCGGATGGTGTATCTACCGTACTGCAAATCTGTTGTACGAACGACGCTGCGCCGCCGGTTTGAGTCATTCGCATGTCAATGAGGCAATCCTCCATTTCCTCCAAGAGCGATGGAAAGGCCTCACACCGGTGTTATGGGGTGACCAGTTGCGGCAGGCACGGCTTGATGAACTGATCTACCTCGGTGTGCTGGGTATTCAACACTTACGGGCTTTCGCGGAGCCGGGCGGTGGCTTGGTGACCCAGCATCCGGCAATTGCAACCGAGTATGTACAGGCCTGA
- a CDS encoding glycosyltransferase, protein MIVYIAYPTSLNLQSANALQTFTTLRELRARRPDTLALIPRWGNEPSRFFEVGVVHLPRPAIGKLSRLYKSTLLYYLEHSAFAAMTATVVALHRHHVQAVYIRQPIIAAWWAGVFGPRLGLPVIYEAHDLESRNPSRAKEPWARGLLDLIDRTALCRSSAVVSLTDNFRRLLAQIEWRDPAEVAVIPDAYDEQVFLPQDRAACRRGLGLPADAPIVAYAGMTFAHRWLDGLLSAIRRLRAIYPTLIGIIIGGRPGERAALAAHALSEGLRVAETTAMPADLYLLPPRPQPEVVSCLGAANVLVIPDTVTDVTASPLKLFEYMALGLPIVLPAIPALYEILPSHLAYSFTRRDLNGLQAALTAALAERDPALATERQRLAAEHTYGRRAERIIALVEQVAQRTL, encoded by the coding sequence ATGATTGTCTACATTGCCTATCCGACGAGCCTCAATTTGCAGTCGGCCAATGCCCTCCAAACGTTTACCACGTTGCGGGAGCTGCGTGCTCGCCGACCCGATACGTTGGCCCTTATTCCGCGCTGGGGCAATGAACCGAGCCGGTTTTTTGAGGTAGGTGTGGTGCATTTACCACGACCGGCGATCGGGAAGTTGTCACGTTTGTACAAGAGCACGTTGCTCTATTACCTTGAGCACTCGGCGTTTGCCGCGATGACGGCAACCGTCGTTGCGCTGCATCGCCACCATGTGCAAGCGGTGTATATTCGTCAGCCGATTATCGCGGCGTGGTGGGCCGGAGTCTTCGGGCCACGTCTCGGCTTACCGGTGATTTATGAAGCCCATGATCTTGAGTCACGCAATCCATCGCGGGCTAAGGAGCCATGGGCCCGCGGCCTCCTCGATTTGATCGATCGCACGGCGCTCTGTCGATCAAGTGCCGTCGTTTCGCTCACCGATAATTTTCGGCGTTTGTTAGCACAGATTGAGTGGCGTGATCCGGCCGAGGTAGCCGTCATTCCTGATGCGTATGATGAACAGGTCTTTCTGCCGCAGGACCGTGCGGCGTGTCGTCGTGGGTTAGGGTTACCCGCCGATGCCCCTATCGTAGCCTATGCCGGTATGACCTTTGCCCATCGTTGGCTCGATGGCCTGCTCAGTGCCATTCGTCGGCTCCGGGCTATCTACCCGACGCTGATCGGGATTATCATCGGTGGGCGACCCGGTGAGCGAGCGGCGTTGGCGGCCCATGCGTTGAGCGAGGGGTTACGAGTTGCGGAAACGACGGCAATGCCAGCCGATCTCTATCTCTTACCACCGCGACCACAACCTGAAGTCGTATCCTGTTTAGGGGCAGCCAATGTGTTGGTGATTCCCGACACAGTGACTGATGTGACGGCATCACCGCTTAAGCTGTTTGAGTATATGGCGTTGGGCTTGCCGATAGTCCTACCAGCAATTCCGGCGCTCTACGAGATCTTGCCATCGCATTTGGCTTACAGCTTTACGCGACGCGATCTGAATGGGCTGCAAGCAGCTCTGACGGCTGCGCTGGCGGAGCGTGATCCGGCATTGGCAACGGAACGGCAGCGGTTAGCCGCCGAACACACCTATGGTCGGCGGGCGGAGCGGATCATCGCTTTGGTTGAGCAGGTAGCGCAACGCACGTTGTGA
- a CDS encoding anaerobic glycerol-3-phosphate dehydrogenase subunit C, whose product MDHIELSLTQSLDHCIKCNICTSACPVAAVTDAFPGPKYVGPQAQRFRHKAQPVPDASVDYCSGCRVCNQVCPTGVRIAELNARARAQMVAERGMPLRNRIIARSGLVGRLSSGPHAPLVNFTLSFAPARWLIEQVMGIHRHAPLPKASTYTFRSWFKRRKPSTTGRRPQIVYFHGCSTNYYEPHVGQAAIAVLEHLGFEVILPPQRCCGLPLLSNGDFPAAQKHHEYNVAQLLPYARSGIPIVGTSTSCTLTLKEEAPELLGLHGDDVRAVAAGTYDIFEFLRDLHEQGRLRTDFRPLERTLPYHPPCQLRAHRIGRPVLDVLALIPGLHLIESRAECCGIAGTYGLKREKYQIAIDVGKPLFEFVRTSGQPLALCDSETCRWQISGATGVATRHPIEILAEAYGLAV is encoded by the coding sequence ATGGATCATATCGAACTCTCACTCACCCAATCACTCGATCACTGTATCAAATGCAACATCTGCACCTCGGCATGTCCGGTTGCAGCCGTTACCGATGCCTTCCCCGGCCCCAAATACGTCGGGCCTCAAGCCCAACGCTTTCGTCACAAAGCTCAACCGGTGCCCGATGCGTCGGTAGACTACTGCTCGGGATGCCGCGTCTGTAATCAAGTCTGCCCAACCGGAGTACGCATCGCCGAATTGAACGCACGTGCGCGAGCACAAATGGTCGCCGAACGCGGGATGCCGCTGCGCAACCGGATCATTGCCCGTTCGGGGTTAGTCGGACGGCTCAGTAGTGGGCCGCACGCGCCGCTGGTCAACTTCACCCTCAGCTTTGCGCCGGCGCGTTGGTTAATCGAACAGGTGATGGGTATTCACCGCCACGCGCCGCTCCCAAAGGCCAGTACCTACACCTTCCGTAGTTGGTTCAAGCGACGCAAACCGTCAACAACCGGTCGCCGACCACAGATTGTCTACTTCCACGGCTGTAGCACCAATTACTACGAACCACACGTCGGTCAGGCGGCTATTGCCGTGCTTGAGCACCTCGGCTTTGAGGTTATTCTGCCGCCGCAGCGTTGCTGTGGATTACCACTGCTCTCGAACGGCGATTTTCCCGCGGCACAAAAGCACCACGAATACAACGTTGCCCAACTTTTACCTTACGCTCGATCTGGTATCCCGATTGTCGGCACCAGTACCAGTTGCACCCTGACGTTAAAGGAAGAAGCGCCTGAACTGCTCGGCTTGCACGGCGACGATGTTCGTGCTGTGGCCGCCGGTACCTACGACATCTTCGAGTTCCTGCGCGATCTTCACGAACAAGGACGCCTACGCACCGACTTCCGGCCTCTCGAACGTACACTGCCCTACCATCCCCCTTGTCAACTACGTGCCCATCGGATCGGGCGCCCCGTGCTCGATGTGCTTGCTCTGATCCCCGGCTTACACCTGATCGAGAGTCGGGCCGAGTGTTGTGGCATTGCCGGCACGTATGGCCTCAAGCGTGAGAAATATCAGATCGCTATCGATGTCGGCAAACCGTTGTTCGAGTTCGTCCGCACAAGTGGTCAACCGCTTGCCCTCTGCGACAGCGAAACCTGTCGCTGGCAAATCAGCGGCGCTACCGGTGTGGCGACACGCCACCCGATAGAAATCCTTGCCGAAGCGTATGGGCTGGCGGTATAG